From a single Nothobranchius furzeri strain GRZ-AD chromosome 7, NfurGRZ-RIMD1, whole genome shotgun sequence genomic region:
- the nsun6 gene encoding tRNA (cytosine(72)-C(5))-methyltransferase NSUN6 isoform X3, translated as MAGTADFSLKPEVTEYLRSIFLNKEMLAAVGHQEAECRFQKLLTCLSHPPSYTCVRASTHLVPLEEIQRKLHEELKTREVASVQIVPHPRIADVLLLPVDGPRPVEQLSSEVVVGAQCGSALLRGAHVFAPGIIACPKYMKVGDKVSVFSDLEGRCTRGATSFQGNKVFVGNGVAEMNRSHIFCSDKPLRGVGVRMVDPLYQSPPFDGVLPSLVFLQNLPSVVVGHVLGPQPGERILDMCAAPGGKTCHIAALMRDQGEVVALDRIRNKVERIRQNAQTLHLQSIKAFCFNSVDAVSDDPPQQTEGPPFPPESFDRVLLDAPCSGLGQRPNMACSWSLKEIRSYQPLQRKLFHAAVRLLKRGGVLVYSTCTVTLAENEEQVAWALSTFPCLTLEPQEPHIGAEGMLGAGLSLEQLRLLQRFRPELSWDQTETKVPLISRVDGDTIGFFIAKFLKN; from the exons ATGGCT GGGACAGCTGACTTTTCTCTGAAGCCAGAAGTTACTGAGTATCTGAGGAGTATCTTCCTAAACAAGGAG ATGCTGGCTGCTGTAGGTCACCAAGAAGCAGAGTGTCGTTTCCAGAAGCTGCTCACATGTTTGTCCCACCCACCTTCATACACATGTGTCCGAGCCAGCACACATCTGGTTCCTCTGGAGGAGATCCAACGCAAGCTACACGAGGAGCTGAAG ACAAGAGAGGTAGCGTCTGTGCAGATTGTTCCCCACCCAAGAATTGCAGATGTGCTGCTTCTTCCTGTTGATGGGCCGAG ACCCGTGGAGCAGCTCAGCTCAGAGGTAGTGGTTGGCGCTCAGTGTGGCAGCGCCTTACTCAGAGGAGCTCACGTCTTTGCTCCCGGGATCATCGCCTGCCCCAAGT ACATGAAGgtgggggacaaagtctctgtctTCTCCGATTTGGAGGGAAGGTGCACACGAGGAGCCACAAGCTTCCAGGGAAACAAGGTGTTTGTGGGAAATGGAGTTGCTGAAATGAATCGCTCACACATCTTCTGCTCGGATAAACCTCTCAG AGGTGTCGGTGTTCGGATGGTGGACCCTCTTTACCAGAGTCCCCCTTTCGACGGCGTCTTGCCCAGCCTGGTCTTCTTACAG AACCTCCCCTCTGTGGTTGTGGGACACGTGCTCGGACCTCAACCCGGAGAACGGATCCTGGATATGTGCGCTGCGCCTGGAGGGAAGACCTGCCACATCGCTGCTCTCATGAGGGATCAG GGAGAAGTCGTGGCCTTGGATCGAATCCGAAACAAAGTTGAGCGGATTCGTCAGAACGCACAAACGTTGCATTTGCAAAGTATCAAAGCGTTTTGTTTCAACAGCGTTGATGCTGTGAGCGATGACCCGCCACAGCAAACCGAAG GACCTCCTTTTCCTCCGGAGAGTTTCGACCGGGTTCTGCTGGACGCTCCCTGCAGTGGACTGGGTCAGAGACCCAACATGGCCTGCTCCTGGAGCCTCAAGGAGATCCGTTCCTACCAGCCGCTGCAGCGCAAGCTGTTCCATGCT GCGGTGCGATTGTTGAAGCGCGGTGGCGTTTTGGTGTACAGCACCTGCACAGTTACTCTAGCAGAGAATGAGGAGCAGGTAGCCTGGGCTCTCAGTACCTTCCCCTGCCTCACGCTGGAGCCTCAG GAGCCTCACATCGGTGCCGAGGGCATGCTGGGAGCCGGTCTGTCGCTTGAGCAGCTTCGTCTCCTCCAGAGGTTCAGACCTGAGCTGAGCTGGGACCAGACTGAGACGAAGGTCCCACTCATCAGCAGAGTAGACGGGGACACGATTGGCTTCTTCATCGCTAAGTTCCTGAAGAACTGA
- the nsun6 gene encoding tRNA (cytosine(72)-C(5))-methyltransferase NSUN6 isoform X1, which produces MAGTADFSLKPEVTEYLRSIFLNKEMLAAVGHQEAECRFQKLLTCLSHPPSYTCVRASTHLVPLEEIQRKLHEELKQQTREVASVQIVPHPRIADVLLLPVDGPRPVEQLSSEVVVGAQCGSALLRGAHVFAPGIIACPKYMKVGDKVSVFSDLEGRCTRGATSFQGNKVFVGNGVAEMNRSHIFCSDKPLRGVGVRMVDPLYQSPPFDGVLPSLVFLQNLPSVVVGHVLGPQPGERILDMCAAPGGKTCHIAALMRDQGEVVALDRIRNKVERIRQNAQTLHLQSIKAFCFNSVDAVSDDPPQQTEGPPFPPESFDRVLLDAPCSGLGQRPNMACSWSLKEIRSYQPLQRKLFHAAVRLLKRGGVLVYSTCTVTLAENEEQVAWALSTFPCLTLEPQEPHIGAEGMLGAGLSLEQLRLLQRFRPELSWDQTETKVPLISRVDGDTIGFFIAKFLKN; this is translated from the exons ATGGCT GGGACAGCTGACTTTTCTCTGAAGCCAGAAGTTACTGAGTATCTGAGGAGTATCTTCCTAAACAAGGAG ATGCTGGCTGCTGTAGGTCACCAAGAAGCAGAGTGTCGTTTCCAGAAGCTGCTCACATGTTTGTCCCACCCACCTTCATACACATGTGTCCGAGCCAGCACACATCTGGTTCCTCTGGAGGAGATCCAACGCAAGCTACACGAGGAGCTGAAG CAGCAGACAAGAGAGGTAGCGTCTGTGCAGATTGTTCCCCACCCAAGAATTGCAGATGTGCTGCTTCTTCCTGTTGATGGGCCGAG ACCCGTGGAGCAGCTCAGCTCAGAGGTAGTGGTTGGCGCTCAGTGTGGCAGCGCCTTACTCAGAGGAGCTCACGTCTTTGCTCCCGGGATCATCGCCTGCCCCAAGT ACATGAAGgtgggggacaaagtctctgtctTCTCCGATTTGGAGGGAAGGTGCACACGAGGAGCCACAAGCTTCCAGGGAAACAAGGTGTTTGTGGGAAATGGAGTTGCTGAAATGAATCGCTCACACATCTTCTGCTCGGATAAACCTCTCAG AGGTGTCGGTGTTCGGATGGTGGACCCTCTTTACCAGAGTCCCCCTTTCGACGGCGTCTTGCCCAGCCTGGTCTTCTTACAG AACCTCCCCTCTGTGGTTGTGGGACACGTGCTCGGACCTCAACCCGGAGAACGGATCCTGGATATGTGCGCTGCGCCTGGAGGGAAGACCTGCCACATCGCTGCTCTCATGAGGGATCAG GGAGAAGTCGTGGCCTTGGATCGAATCCGAAACAAAGTTGAGCGGATTCGTCAGAACGCACAAACGTTGCATTTGCAAAGTATCAAAGCGTTTTGTTTCAACAGCGTTGATGCTGTGAGCGATGACCCGCCACAGCAAACCGAAG GACCTCCTTTTCCTCCGGAGAGTTTCGACCGGGTTCTGCTGGACGCTCCCTGCAGTGGACTGGGTCAGAGACCCAACATGGCCTGCTCCTGGAGCCTCAAGGAGATCCGTTCCTACCAGCCGCTGCAGCGCAAGCTGTTCCATGCT GCGGTGCGATTGTTGAAGCGCGGTGGCGTTTTGGTGTACAGCACCTGCACAGTTACTCTAGCAGAGAATGAGGAGCAGGTAGCCTGGGCTCTCAGTACCTTCCCCTGCCTCACGCTGGAGCCTCAG GAGCCTCACATCGGTGCCGAGGGCATGCTGGGAGCCGGTCTGTCGCTTGAGCAGCTTCGTCTCCTCCAGAGGTTCAGACCTGAGCTGAGCTGGGACCAGACTGAGACGAAGGTCCCACTCATCAGCAGAGTAGACGGGGACACGATTGGCTTCTTCATCGCTAAGTTCCTGAAGAACTGA
- the nsun6 gene encoding tRNA (cytosine(72)-C(5))-methyltransferase NSUN6 isoform X2, which yields MAGTADFSLKPEVTEYLRSIFLNKEMLAAVGHQEAECRFQKLLTCLSHPPSYTCVRASTHLVPLEEIQRKLHEELKQTREVASVQIVPHPRIADVLLLPVDGPRPVEQLSSEVVVGAQCGSALLRGAHVFAPGIIACPKYMKVGDKVSVFSDLEGRCTRGATSFQGNKVFVGNGVAEMNRSHIFCSDKPLRGVGVRMVDPLYQSPPFDGVLPSLVFLQNLPSVVVGHVLGPQPGERILDMCAAPGGKTCHIAALMRDQGEVVALDRIRNKVERIRQNAQTLHLQSIKAFCFNSVDAVSDDPPQQTEGPPFPPESFDRVLLDAPCSGLGQRPNMACSWSLKEIRSYQPLQRKLFHAAVRLLKRGGVLVYSTCTVTLAENEEQVAWALSTFPCLTLEPQEPHIGAEGMLGAGLSLEQLRLLQRFRPELSWDQTETKVPLISRVDGDTIGFFIAKFLKN from the exons ATGGCT GGGACAGCTGACTTTTCTCTGAAGCCAGAAGTTACTGAGTATCTGAGGAGTATCTTCCTAAACAAGGAG ATGCTGGCTGCTGTAGGTCACCAAGAAGCAGAGTGTCGTTTCCAGAAGCTGCTCACATGTTTGTCCCACCCACCTTCATACACATGTGTCCGAGCCAGCACACATCTGGTTCCTCTGGAGGAGATCCAACGCAAGCTACACGAGGAGCTGAAG CAGACAAGAGAGGTAGCGTCTGTGCAGATTGTTCCCCACCCAAGAATTGCAGATGTGCTGCTTCTTCCTGTTGATGGGCCGAG ACCCGTGGAGCAGCTCAGCTCAGAGGTAGTGGTTGGCGCTCAGTGTGGCAGCGCCTTACTCAGAGGAGCTCACGTCTTTGCTCCCGGGATCATCGCCTGCCCCAAGT ACATGAAGgtgggggacaaagtctctgtctTCTCCGATTTGGAGGGAAGGTGCACACGAGGAGCCACAAGCTTCCAGGGAAACAAGGTGTTTGTGGGAAATGGAGTTGCTGAAATGAATCGCTCACACATCTTCTGCTCGGATAAACCTCTCAG AGGTGTCGGTGTTCGGATGGTGGACCCTCTTTACCAGAGTCCCCCTTTCGACGGCGTCTTGCCCAGCCTGGTCTTCTTACAG AACCTCCCCTCTGTGGTTGTGGGACACGTGCTCGGACCTCAACCCGGAGAACGGATCCTGGATATGTGCGCTGCGCCTGGAGGGAAGACCTGCCACATCGCTGCTCTCATGAGGGATCAG GGAGAAGTCGTGGCCTTGGATCGAATCCGAAACAAAGTTGAGCGGATTCGTCAGAACGCACAAACGTTGCATTTGCAAAGTATCAAAGCGTTTTGTTTCAACAGCGTTGATGCTGTGAGCGATGACCCGCCACAGCAAACCGAAG GACCTCCTTTTCCTCCGGAGAGTTTCGACCGGGTTCTGCTGGACGCTCCCTGCAGTGGACTGGGTCAGAGACCCAACATGGCCTGCTCCTGGAGCCTCAAGGAGATCCGTTCCTACCAGCCGCTGCAGCGCAAGCTGTTCCATGCT GCGGTGCGATTGTTGAAGCGCGGTGGCGTTTTGGTGTACAGCACCTGCACAGTTACTCTAGCAGAGAATGAGGAGCAGGTAGCCTGGGCTCTCAGTACCTTCCCCTGCCTCACGCTGGAGCCTCAG GAGCCTCACATCGGTGCCGAGGGCATGCTGGGAGCCGGTCTGTCGCTTGAGCAGCTTCGTCTCCTCCAGAGGTTCAGACCTGAGCTGAGCTGGGACCAGACTGAGACGAAGGTCCCACTCATCAGCAGAGTAGACGGGGACACGATTGGCTTCTTCATCGCTAAGTTCCTGAAGAACTGA